In the genome of Aequorivita sp. H23M31, the window ATATGGCTGTGTATTTTTAAATAAACTCAACACCATTTCCTTCCCTTCTAAAGTGAAATGTGCTTCCCCATATTTCACATACTCTGGCAGCCGATCGGTGGTTGTAGGCATTAAAAATGGCTTTTCGTCAGGAGTTCGCACAAAGGTGGCCTTTATAATGAAGGTGGTATCAATGGGGTAAAATTTAAGCCCTGTGAAAACTTTAAAATCTTCTGGGGTTAATATGGATGTTTCGGGATTTGTAAACTCGCTATTCAATTCTGCCTGGGCCCTTTCGCTTTCAGAAACATCAACTTTTGACTGTGCAAAAATCATCAAATTCCAGAGTAATATAGAGAGGAAAAACAATCTTTTCATAAAACCTTTTTCGTAAAAATAGAAAACAATTTTCAGACTTATTAAAAATGCGATTCATAAATATTCAAGACTTTGAAAAAAATCTTTTTGCAAATAATAATCAAAACTGATTTTTCCCTACATTTGATTTCCTAATTGACAAAAATGCTAAATAGAACCTACATCTGCCCATTTACAGATTGCCTTTCAAGAATGAAATGTCGGCGATGTATGGATTGATGAGAAAATATTTTTTTTTTCAATATCTAAAACGTCCCGACTCAAATCGGGACGTTTTACTTTTTAATATAGGAAGAAAAATTTGAAATCAGATTACCAAACCTAGAAGACAGGGAAGATTAAAGGTCATCTTATTAACCCAATGAAAAAAATATATTCCAATTATCTGGCAAATTTCCGTGGTCTTTCCCACGAAATCTGGCTTTTGGCGCTGGTTACTTTCGTTAACAGAGCAGGCGCCATGGTAATTCCCTTCTTATCCCTATATCTTATTAATGTAGAAGGTTTCGACCTACCGCATGTGGGCTGGATAATGTCCTGCTTTGGGTTGGGATCTTTGGTAGGAACTTATTTTGGGGGAAGATTGACAGATAGCATCGGCTTTTATAAGGTCATTCTTTTTAGCTTATTCTTCGGTGGGATCGGCTTTGTCTTACTTCAGTTTATTGACACCTTTATAGGATTTTGTATAGGTATCTTTTTATTGACCTCGATAACCGACTCGGGAAGACCGG includes:
- a CDS encoding DUF1684 domain-containing protein — translated: MKRLFFLSILLWNLMIFAQSKVDVSESERAQAELNSEFTNPETSILTPEDFKVFTGLKFYPIDTTFIIKATFVRTPDEKPFLMPTTTDRLPEYVKYGEAHFTLEGKEMVLSLFKNTQPYKEAGYEDYLFLPFTDLTSGDGSYGGGRYLDQKIPEGNTLILDFNKAYNPYCAYNARYSCPIPPPENDLPIRIEAGVKDFRPH